In the genome of Chryseobacterium sp. 52, the window CAGCTATGCAGTACCCCGTCATTTCATCCGCGGAAAAAACAGCCATGAAATAGAGCTTATCCATCAGATCAGGCTTCCCATAGGCAGAACCTATAAAGAAAGCCTCTCTTTCCTTGACCCTTAAAAACCCTGAGTACCAACATTTTTGTGATAAAATGCCGTTGGTCGATTTTTTTTGACGTTAGTCTATTTTCCTTATATCCGGTTCTGATATGTGGTAATTTAGTGTTCACAAATTTTCTTTTGAAAACTTGGATAACCTATTAATAACCACAAAACTATTTACATGAAAAGAACATCTATTCACTGCTTCTTTCTCATTCTGTTCACCTTTTCCGTCAGTCTTCTGAATGCTCAGTCGGCAGTTCTGGCAACGGGAACAAATGCATCAGGAAGCAACGGCTCGGTTTCTTACAGTGTCGGCCAGACCACTTATCTATACAAAGGAGTGAATTCCCAGGTATTAGAAGGGGTACAGCAGCCTTACGAAATTACGACACTCTCTGCCCATGAAACCGTATCAAAGCAAGAAGGCATTTTACTTTACCCTAACCCTTTCAGAGATTATCTGTACATTGATTTTACATCTTCTCCCTACAAAGGATCGGAATATCAGCTGTATGATGCTCAGGGCAAACTGATCAAAAAGGATGTGATTTCACAATCCAAGTCAGAGCTCAACCTTTCTTCTCTCCCTTCGGCGGTCTATATTATCAGAATCAACCAGAACGGAGAAAACCTAAAAACATTTAAAGTCATAAAAAAATAACGCCATGAAAAAAATATTACTATCGCTGGGGATCATGCTGGGCCTATTTATAGGACACGCACAGGCTCCGGAAAAAATGAGCTACCAATCCGTCATGAGAAACGGATCCGGTCAGTTGCTGGTCAATCAAAGTATCGCAGTTAAGGTAAGCGTATTACAGGGCTCACCTGCCGGAACGCTGGTCTATTCTGAACGATTAACAGGAAATACGAATGCCAACGGGCTTATCAGCATGGAAATAGGAACCGGAACGGTACTTACCGGAACTTTTTCTACCATCAACTGGCCCGCAGGGAGCTATTATTTAAAAACGGAAACGGACCCTGCCGGAGGAACTAATTATACTATAGCAGGAACCAGCCAATTATTAAGCGTTCCTTATGCCATGTATGCAAAATCTGCAGGCGGAACCGGGGGAACCTTTATTATCCCTTATACCAATACCGTGAATAATGCCTCTACTTTATTTTCGTTAATCAATGACGGTGACGGAACTTCGGTGGAAGGAATCAATAATACAACCTCTTCAAGTATTGCCTCTATACGGGGAATGGTAAACAATACAGCACCCGGAGGATTCTCCAGTGGTGTACGAGGGATTAATAACGGAACCGGAGGACTGGGAATTGGTGTCTGGGGAGGCCAAAACGGAAGTGGATGGGGCGTTTACGGCGTTACTCCCAGCGGTTTGGGTGTTTACGGAAATTCATCGGCTGCCGGAACGGGAGTCTATGCTAACAGTAACACAGGAACCGGTCTTACGGCAACCAGTACTTCCGGAATCGCAGCAAGTATGTCGATTTTCAATAATGCAAACAACAGCAATGTTCTCAATGCCAACACTCTTGGAAACGGGACGGTTATCAATGTTTTATCTTCCGGCAGCGGCACAGGGGTTTTGAGTTCCACAGGAGCCGGTTTTGCTGTACATGGCATTACCACTGCACAGAGTTCTGCAGGAATTATAGGTGATAACAGCAGCAATGGAGAAGCTGTGGTAGGAAGAACAACCAGTGATATTGCAGGAGCAGTAGTAGGCCGTAATGACGGAGGAGGATATGGAGTAAGAGGATTTGCAGCCACCAATACTACAGGAACTTCTGTAGGTGTTTTCGGGCAAGCTGGGGTCAGTAATGGAAAAGGGCGTGCAGGAAGATTTGAAAACGTCAATGCAACCAATGATTTTAATACTCTTGAGGTAGAAACCAATGGGGCAGGAAATATTCCTGATAATACGGAAGGGAATGCATCATCATTTCTTGTTAATAATACAAACAGTGTAGCGGCAGCAGTGAGAGGTGAAGTGAAAACGATCTTCGGAAACTTCGGGGCGGCAGGTATTTTTGGTGTTTCTTCAGGAACAGGAGGTTTCGCCGGTTTATTTCATGCTTCCAACTCATCCGGAAACGGTGCTGCAGTAGTGGCTATTACTGATGGAAACGGGAATGCCATTACAGCCAATGCAGGCAAAAACGGGAATGGTGTAGAAACCAATATTGACGGGAATGGAAATGCTCTGTATGCATGGGTTCCCACATTTGCTACCGGACGCGCAGGAAAATTCAACATATTTAATGACACCAATACGAGTGATGTAATTACAGTAACTACAGTTGGAAACGGTATTGCCGGGAATTTTAAAGTGGACCGAGTAACGGGTACTTCTGCTGCAGTAAAAGGGGAAGTTAATTCCCAGTTCTCTAACTTCGGTACTGCCGGTGTTTATGGTATTTCCTCCGGAACAGGCGGTTTTGCCGGATTATTTCATGCAAGCAATCCTTCAGGAAATGGTCCTGCATTAATTGCTATCGCAGATGGAAACGGAAACGGGGTTACAGCAAACGCTACCAACTCGGGAGACGGGGTAGAAACCACAGCAGATGGTACAGGAAATGCCCTTTTTGCATGGACTCCCAACTTCAGTAACGGTAAAGCGGCAAGGTTTGTTAATTTTAATGATGCAAACACTAATTCTGTGATAACCGTAGAAACTCACAGTGCCGGAAATTTAGCCCTATTCAAGTCCGGAACTCCGGCAACAGCCAACGTAGCAAGGATCAATTCTGCCGGACGAGGATTCTTTAATGGAGGTACTCAAACTGGTGGAGCGGATTTAGCTGAGGTTTTTGACGTAGAGGGAAATATTTCCGAGTATGAACCGGGTGATATTCTGATTATTTCAACAGATTCAGACAGAACCGTGGAAAAATCATCAAAACCCTATTCTACTCTCGTTGCCGGAGTATACGCTACAAAACCGGGTGTATTACTTACGGAAGAGCATATAGACACTGACATTTCCAGCAAAGTTCCCATGGGGGTCATTGGGGTCATCCCTACAAAAGTTTGTCTCGAGGGAGGAAAAATTAAAAGAGGAGATCTTTTAGTAACCTCATCAAAATCAGGAACCGCCATGAAAGCCAATCCTAAAAAAGTAAAAATCGGGCAAGTGATTGGAAAAGCACTTCAGGATTATGACCAAAACTCAATCGGTAAAATTAAAGTATTGGTAAACATTAAATAAACGATTATGAAATCACTATATACCATCGCATTCTTAGCACTGAGTCTGGCTACTTATGCACAGGAAAACAAGAAAACTCAGGAGTCTGAAGATCAGGCACAAGTCGTAAAGCAGCTCAGAGAAAGGGAGGCCCAACAGGCAAAACTGGCTCAGGAAAATGCTCCAAAACAACAAACAGCAACGACTCTGGCTTCAGAGCAGGGCCTTGAGGTAAAAAAGCAGGATACAAAAGCCCCGGCTTCCAATTCAAATCATAGTTCAGGAAAATTGCTGCCTAACACGGCAACTCTTGCAGAAATTAAAGCGTCTATTCCCAACAGACAAACATCAAATATTGTTTCTAAGAACACAAATCATCATGTACAAGGTTTGCCCAATACGGCTACTTTGGAAGAAATAAAAAAAACAATCCCAAAAAACTGATAACCCAACTAGATTTCAAAAAGAAAGTCCGCCAAGTGCGGACTTTTTATATTGATAAGCTTCATGATCTGAAATCAATCCCAATCTGCCGCTACCAATTTCATAGAATTTCCACGGTCATCAGACAAGGTAAGGAAATGTCCTTCGATGGAATAATTGGTCATTTTATCGAAACTTTGACTAAATGCAGTTTCCAGTTCCATATTCTCGCACGCTTTCATTGTACTTCCTAGTCCGGAGATTTTCACTTTTCCCTCACTTTTAAATTCGGAAATAAAAAACATACTGTTACATCCCATATGGGCTCCTCCTCTAATTTTTCCCTTTTCCATAATGCCCGTAAGATTGATCTCTGCTTTATTCTTAATCAATTCTTCTTTGGAAAATTGACCGAAAGAAATCAGCATCCACTGTCTTTGGAGACCGGGATTTTTTTCCGGGACCGCAGAGCAGCTGACAATGGCTCCCAGGACTAAAACGGCAAAAAATGATAAGAGTATTTTTTTCATGCGGATTATCCTTCCATTTTCATACCATTCCGGGACAGAATATCGTAAAAATTAGTAAATTAGCGACACAAAAATTATTTTATAAAATGAAAAGACTATTTCTACTGTTCACTTTCTTATTGGGCTTTGCTCAGATGAGGGCGGATGAGGGGATGTGGCTGTTAATGCTCATCAAAAGACTTAACGGGGTTGACATGCAAAAACAAGGTTTGCATTTGACACCTGAAGAAATTTATTCGGTAAACAATTCAAGCTTAAAAGATGCTATTGTAAGCTTCGGAGGCTTCTGTACCGGAGAAATTGTTTCTGACAAAGGACTTATTTTCACGAACCACCACTGTGGTTACGGTGCTGTTGCTGCAGCTTCTACTCCGGAAAAAGATTATCTGAAAAACGGATTCTGGGCAATGAAGCAGAAAGACGAATTTAATGCAAAAGATCTTTATGTAAGGTTTTTGGTTAGAATGGATGATGCTACGCAGAGAATCAATTCTAAGCTCAACAACAATATGACCGGAGCAGAGAGAAAAGCAGTTATTGATGCTGAAACAAAGGCAATCCAGACTGAAAACTCTGAAAACGGAAAATATACTGTAGTGGTAAGAGATTTCTTCAACGGAAATGAATTTTACTATTTCGTATACCAGGATTACAAAGATATCAGATTGGTAGGTGCACCCCCTTCATCATTAGGTAAATTCGGAGGTGATACAGATAACTGGGAATGGCCAAGACATACGGCTGACTTTACAGTATTCAGAGTTTATGGAGATGCAGCAGGAAACCCTGCAGAATTTGCTCCAACCAATGTTCCTTTGAAACCTAAGCACTTCCTTCCTGTTTCTCTAAAAGGAATCAAGCCTGGTGATTTCTCTATGATCCTTGGATACCCTGGAAGAACAAACCGTTATCTTACTTCTTACGGAATCCAGCAGATGGTAAATAAAGACTATCCGGCTTGGGTAGAATCTTCTAAATTAGCGATGGACGTTATGAAAAAGTATATGGACAAAGATAAAGCGACTCAGCTTAACTATGCGTCTCAATATGCTTCTGTAGCTAACTACTGGAAAAACAGACAGGGAACTATCGATGCGGTAGATAAAAACGGAACAATCTCTGACAAACAGAAGATCGAAGACACTTACAGAAAATGGTCTGTAATGCCTGGTAATACTGCTTATGATGGAGTTTTAGAAGACATTGGAGAATATTACAAACAGGTTTCTGAAAGAAATGTTGAAAGAAACTATGCTTCACAGTTCTCAAGAAATGCAAAATATATTACGCTTGCTTTACAGGTAGGATCTGTACTTAAAGCTTATGCTGCACAAGATATGCAGGGAAGACTTGCGATGAAGGCTAAAACTGAAGCAGCACTGAAAGCAGCTTATGAAAACTTCAACCCATCTCTGGAAGGAGAAATGCTTGCTTCTATGGCTGGTCTTTACCAGTCGAGAGTAACGAATAAAGAAGTGGCATCTGCTACTATTTTAGGATTAGACGCTAAGACTCTTTCTAATGTAGCCTATTCTTCTATTTTCGCGAACAAGACTTCTGCAACGAACTTCTTATTGAACCCGGATGCATTAAAACTTGACGCTGACCAACTTTGGAAAATTGCGAACGGAATTGTGGCAGACCAAAAAATGATGACGGAGAAGTATTCTAAAGTTGATGATAACTTCAACAAGAACAACCGTCTGTTTTTAGCTGGATTAATGAAAGCTATGCCTGAGAAAAAATTCTACCCGGATGCTAACTCTACGATGAGATTAACATACGGAACGGTAGATAAACTTCCTGTTAGAAATGACAGAAACTACTTTGGTGTTACTGATAACTATTATACTGACATGACCGGTCTTGTTGGAAAATACAAGAAAGGGGATGAAGAATTCGATCTTCCACAAAGAGTGATCGATCTTTATAACCTTAAAGATTTCGGACAGTATGCTGATGCTGCAGGATATATGCCTGTTAACTTCCTTTCTAACAATGATATTACAGGGGGTAACTCTGGTTCTCCGGTAATTGACGGAGACGGAAACCTTATCGGTATTGCATTCGATGGAAACAGCGAAGCATTAAGCGGTGATATCGTATTTGAACAGGAGTGGCAGAAAACGATCAACGTAGATGTACGTTTCGTTCTTTGGACTATCGACAAATATGCCGGAGCAAGAAGATTAGTTGACGAATTAAAGCTTGTAAGAGGAGAAAACACTCCTGCTGATACAAAGACTAAAAATTCAGGGACTACTCAAATGCCTAAGAAAACAAAAACCAAAAAATAATCTTTTTTGATTTAGATATAAAACCGTGAATGTATGTTCACGGTTTTTTTATTTTTGAACTATAAATCTTTCCATATGAAACCGATAGAGTTTAAAGCAGTCATACAGCAAAATGGTGAAATAAATGCCGCTTTTGTGGAGTTTCCGTTTTCTACAGAGGAACTCTTCAGCAAAAAAGGACAGGTAAAAATTAAAGCCACATTTGACCGTACAGTGGAATACCGTGGGAGCCTTGTCAAAATGAAATCTGATTGTCATATTTTGGGTCTCACTCAGGAAGTACGAAAGCAGCTTGGGAAAAGTTTCGGGGATACCGTTTCAGTTTCCTTATTTGAAGATAAGGAAGAAAGAACGGTAGAAATCACCGATGATATTGCTACTGTTTTTAATGAAAACTCTGAAGCGAAAACTCTTTTTGAAGCAATGAGCTACACGCATAGAAAAGAATATATCCGTTGGATTGAGGAAGCGAAGAAACCTGAGACAAGGGAAAAAAGAAAAATCAGGATGATAGAAATGATTCTGGAGGGGAAGAAAGGAATATAAAAAAGAGTCCAGGAAATCCTGAACTCTGTGGTTTATTTTAAATGCATTGGTCTGTTTTTTATGCAAACGGGGGATTCATACTGTTGACAATATTGGATGGCAAGCCTGAAACGCCGGCATATTTAACATTATTAACCAGAGACACACTGTCAGCTGAAGGAAAAACATAATTTCCGGTAAAAACACAATTTTGAAACAGAGCGTAGCTCAGTTTGTCAATGCTTCCCCCTTTCCATT includes:
- a CDS encoding T9SS type A sorting domain-containing protein, producing the protein MKRTSIHCFFLILFTFSVSLLNAQSAVLATGTNASGSNGSVSYSVGQTTYLYKGVNSQVLEGVQQPYEITTLSAHETVSKQEGILLYPNPFRDYLYIDFTSSPYKGSEYQLYDAQGKLIKKDVISQSKSELNLSSLPSAVYIIRINQNGENLKTFKVIKK
- a CDS encoding beta strand repeat-containing protein, with product MKKILLSLGIMLGLFIGHAQAPEKMSYQSVMRNGSGQLLVNQSIAVKVSVLQGSPAGTLVYSERLTGNTNANGLISMEIGTGTVLTGTFSTINWPAGSYYLKTETDPAGGTNYTIAGTSQLLSVPYAMYAKSAGGTGGTFIIPYTNTVNNASTLFSLINDGDGTSVEGINNTTSSSIASIRGMVNNTAPGGFSSGVRGINNGTGGLGIGVWGGQNGSGWGVYGVTPSGLGVYGNSSAAGTGVYANSNTGTGLTATSTSGIAASMSIFNNANNSNVLNANTLGNGTVINVLSSGSGTGVLSSTGAGFAVHGITTAQSSAGIIGDNSSNGEAVVGRTTSDIAGAVVGRNDGGGYGVRGFAATNTTGTSVGVFGQAGVSNGKGRAGRFENVNATNDFNTLEVETNGAGNIPDNTEGNASSFLVNNTNSVAAAVRGEVKTIFGNFGAAGIFGVSSGTGGFAGLFHASNSSGNGAAVVAITDGNGNAITANAGKNGNGVETNIDGNGNALYAWVPTFATGRAGKFNIFNDTNTSDVITVTTVGNGIAGNFKVDRVTGTSAAVKGEVNSQFSNFGTAGVYGISSGTGGFAGLFHASNPSGNGPALIAIADGNGNGVTANATNSGDGVETTADGTGNALFAWTPNFSNGKAARFVNFNDANTNSVITVETHSAGNLALFKSGTPATANVARINSAGRGFFNGGTQTGGADLAEVFDVEGNISEYEPGDILIISTDSDRTVEKSSKPYSTLVAGVYATKPGVLLTEEHIDTDISSKVPMGVIGVIPTKVCLEGGKIKRGDLLVTSSKSGTAMKANPKKVKIGQVIGKALQDYDQNSIGKIKVLVNIK
- a CDS encoding META domain-containing protein encodes the protein MKKILLSFFAVLVLGAIVSCSAVPEKNPGLQRQWMLISFGQFSKEELIKNKAEINLTGIMEKGKIRGGAHMGCNSMFFISEFKSEGKVKISGLGSTMKACENMELETAFSQSFDKMTNYSIEGHFLTLSDDRGNSMKLVAADWD
- a CDS encoding S46 family peptidase, which codes for MKRLFLLFTFLLGFAQMRADEGMWLLMLIKRLNGVDMQKQGLHLTPEEIYSVNNSSLKDAIVSFGGFCTGEIVSDKGLIFTNHHCGYGAVAAASTPEKDYLKNGFWAMKQKDEFNAKDLYVRFLVRMDDATQRINSKLNNNMTGAERKAVIDAETKAIQTENSENGKYTVVVRDFFNGNEFYYFVYQDYKDIRLVGAPPSSLGKFGGDTDNWEWPRHTADFTVFRVYGDAAGNPAEFAPTNVPLKPKHFLPVSLKGIKPGDFSMILGYPGRTNRYLTSYGIQQMVNKDYPAWVESSKLAMDVMKKYMDKDKATQLNYASQYASVANYWKNRQGTIDAVDKNGTISDKQKIEDTYRKWSVMPGNTAYDGVLEDIGEYYKQVSERNVERNYASQFSRNAKYITLALQVGSVLKAYAAQDMQGRLAMKAKTEAALKAAYENFNPSLEGEMLASMAGLYQSRVTNKEVASATILGLDAKTLSNVAYSSIFANKTSATNFLLNPDALKLDADQLWKIANGIVADQKMMTEKYSKVDDNFNKNNRLFLAGLMKAMPEKKFYPDANSTMRLTYGTVDKLPVRNDRNYFGVTDNYYTDMTGLVGKYKKGDEEFDLPQRVIDLYNLKDFGQYADAAGYMPVNFLSNNDITGGNSGSPVIDGDGNLIGIAFDGNSEALSGDIVFEQEWQKTINVDVRFVLWTIDKYAGARRLVDELKLVRGENTPADTKTKNSGTTQMPKKTKTKK
- a CDS encoding YdeI/OmpD-associated family protein, encoding MKPIEFKAVIQQNGEINAAFVEFPFSTEELFSKKGQVKIKATFDRTVEYRGSLVKMKSDCHILGLTQEVRKQLGKSFGDTVSVSLFEDKEERTVEITDDIATVFNENSEAKTLFEAMSYTHRKEYIRWIEEAKKPETREKRKIRMIEMILEGKKGI